Within Thermus sp. CCB_US3_UF1, the genomic segment GGAAGGGGAGATCGCGGGGGCCAAGCTCTACAAGGGCATGGGGTGCGAGCGATGCAGCGGCACCGGGTACAAGGGCCGCTACGCCATCCACGAGCTCCTGGTGGTGGACGACGAGATCCGCCACGCCATCGTGGCGGGAAAGTCGGCCACGGAGATCAAGGAGATCGCCCGCAAAAAGGGCATGAAAACCCTGCGGGAGGACGGGATCTACAAGGCCCTCCTGGGGATTACCACCCTCGAGGAGGTCCTGGCGCGTACCATTGAGTGAAGGAGGCACGCATGCCCAAAACCCCCGATATCGTAGACCTTTTGACCCTGGCCGTGGAGCGGGGAGCCAGCGACCTGGTGATCACCGTGGGCCTTCCCCCCATGATCAAGGTGGACGGGGAGTTCCACCCCACGGAGTACGAGCCCCTCTCCCCCCAGGACACCCGCCGCCTCATGTACGCCCTCATGGACGAGAAGCAGCAGCGGATCTTTGAGGAGGAGAAGGAGCTGGACTTCTCCTTCAGCCTCCCGGGCAAGGGCCGCTACCGGGTGAACGTCTTCCTGCAACGGGGGAGCGTGGGCGGGGTCCTGCGGGTGGTGCCGGCGTCCATCAAAAGCTTTGAGGAGCTGGGCCTGCCCAAGGCCATCGCCGAGATCGCCATGGCCCCCCGGGGCCTGGTCCTGGTCACCGGGCCCACGGGAAGTGGCAAGAGCACCACCCTGGCCTCCATGATCGACTACATCAACGAGCGCAAGCCGGTGCACATCGTGACCATCGAGGACCCCATTGAGTTCTTCCACCGGCACAAGAAGGCCATCATCAACCAACGGGAGATCGGGGCCGACACCCACGGGTTCCACAAGGCCTTGCGGAGCGTCTTGCGCCAGGCTCCCGACGTGATCCTGGTGGGGGAGATGCGGGACTACGAGACCATCGCCGCCGCCATCACCGCCGCCGAGACCGGCCACCTGGTCATGGGTACCCTGCACACCAACTCCGCCCCGGAGACGATTGACCGGATCATCGACGTCTTCCCCGAGGTCCAGCAGGAACAGGTCCGGGTCCAGCTCTCCAACAACCTGGTGGCCGTCCTCACCCAGCAGCTCCTGCCCAAGGCCTTTGGAGGCGGGCGGGTCCTGGCCTATGAGCTCATGATCGCCACCCCGGCGGTGCGGGCCCTGATCCGGGAGGGCAAAAGCCACCAGCTCCGAAGCGTAATCCAGACGGGAGGCCAGTTCGGCATGATCACCATGGACGCCTGCCTGGCCGACCTGTACAAGCGCAAGCTCATCACCTACGAGATGGGCCTGGCCCGGGCCGTGGACCCCAAGGAGTTCATGCGCCTGGCGGGGGTGGAGGAGGGCACCCGGCGCTAGAGCCCCTGGTAGACTGGAGGTCATGTACGAAGCCGTCATCGGCCTCGAGGTCCACCTCCACCTCAAGACCCGGACCAAGGCCTTTTGCGGCTGCGAGGCGGAGTACTTTGGCCAGGCGCCCAACACCCACACCTGCCCGGTCTGCCTGGGCCTCCCGGGAAGCCTGCCCGTACCCAACCGCAAGGCGGTGGAGTTCGGCCTGAAGCTGGCCCTAGCCCTGGGAAGCCGGGTTCCGGAAAGGCTCCTCTTCCACCGCAAAAACTACTTCTACCCCGACCTGCCCAAGAACTACCAGATCAGCCAGTACGACCTGCCCCTGGGCCAGGGGGGGAGCCTGCCCTTGGGGGGACGGGCGGTGCGCATCAAGCGCCTGCACCTGGAGGAGGATGCGGGCAAAAGCCTCCACCTGGAGGGGCGGACCCTCTTGGACCTCAACCGGGCCGGTAGCCCCCTCATCGAGCTGGTCACCGAGCCGGACCTCCATACCCCCGAGGAGGCCCGGCTTTTCCTGCAACGCATCCAGGCCCTGGTCCAGACCCTGGGCATCTCCGAGGCCAGCCCCGAGGAGGGGAAGCTAAGGGCCGACGTCAACGTGTCCCTGCGCCGCCCCGGGGAGGGCTTGGGCACCAAGGTGGAGATCAAGAACCTCAACTCCTTCAAGAGCGTCCAGCGGGCCCTGGAGTACGAGATCCGCCGCCAGACCGAGATCCTGCGGCGGGGGGAAAGGGTCAAGCAGGCCACCTTGGGCTTTGAGGAGGGGAGCGGCAAGACCTACCCCATGCGCACCAAGGAGGAGGAGGCCGATTACCGCTACTTCCCCGAGCCCGACCTCCCCCCAGTACCCCTCCCCCGGGCCTGGCTGCAGGAGATACGGGCCAGCCTGCCCGAACTCCCGTGGGAAAAGGAGGCCCGCTACCAGGGCCTCGGCATCAAGCCCCAGGACGCCGAGGTGCTGGCCTACACCCCGGCCCTGGCCCGCTTCCTGGACCAGGCCCTGGCCCTAGGGGAAGCCTCCCCCCAGGCCCTGGCCAACTGGCTCCTGGCCGACGTGGCCGGGCTTCTCCGCGAGCGGGGGCTTGCCCTGGAGGAAACCCGCCTTACGCCCAAGGCCCTGGCCCGGCTGGTGGCCCTCTTTGAGCGGGGGGAGGTCACCAGCCGCGTGGCCAAAACCCTCCTGCCCGAACTCCTGGAAGGCCAAGACCCCGAGGCCCTGGTGCGGGAGCGAGGCCTAAGGGTGGTGGCCGACGAAGGGGCCCTGCGCCGCGTGGTGGCCGAGGTCCTGGCCGCCATGCCCGAGGCGGCAGAGAGCGTCCGCCAGGGGAAGCTCAAGGCCCTGGAGGCCCTCCTTGGCCAGGTGATGCGGCGGACCCGGGGCCAGGCCAAGCCCGAGGTGGTGCGCCGCCTCCTCCTGGAGGCCCTTGGGGTAGGATAGGGCCGATGCGCTACGAGGAGGCCGGGGTCAACATCGAGGCCAAGGCCGAGGCCCTGAAGCGGGCCAAGGAGGCCATCGCCGCCACCTATACCCCCTCGGTCCTTAGGGGCCTGGGGGCCTTTGGGGGGCTTTTCGACGCCATGGTCTTGAAGGGAATGGCCCATCCCGTGCTGGTGGCCACCACGGACGGGGTGGGGACCAAAACCCTCTTGGCCCTCGAGGCGGGAGAGGTTTCCGGCCTGGGGTTTGACCTGGTCCACCACTCGGTCAACGACCTCCTGGCCCAGGGGGCTACCCCCCTCTTCTTCCTGGACTACCTGGCGGCAAGCCGCCTGGAGGAGGGGGTGCTCTCCGCCCTCCTCACCTCCTTGGCCGAGGCCTGCAAGGCCCTTTCCATCCCCCTCCTGGGCGGAGAGACCGCGGAGATGCCCGGGGTCTACCGGGAAGGGGCCTGGGACATCGCGGGCACCTTGGTGGGCGTGGTGGAGAAGGGGGAGATCCTGGGGCCGGAACGGGTGCGGGAAGGGGACGTGCTCCTGGCCCTTCCCTCCTCCGGACCCCACACCAACGGCTACTCCCTGATCCGCAAGGTGGTGGCCGGCCAGGACCTGGAGGCCTTCATCCCCGAGCTTGGGGAAAGCCTAAAGGCCGCCCTCCTCCGGCCCCACCGGGCCTACCTGGCGGAGTTTCTCCGCCTGAAGGAGGCCGGGGTGGAGATCCACGCCATCGCCCACATCACCGGGGGTGGGCTTCCGGAAAACCTGCCCCGGGCCCTCCCCCCGGGCCTGGGGGCCGAGGTCTACCGGGGAAGCTGGCCCGTGCCCCCCGTCTTCCCCTACCTGCAGGGCCTGGGGAATATCCCGGAAGAGGAGATGTACCGCGTCTTCAACATGGGCCTGGGCCTCCTCCTCATCCTCCCCGAAGGGGAGGCGCAACGGGCCCTTACCCTGGTGGAGGGGTTCTTGGTGGGGAAGGTGGTCCGAGGCGCGGGCGTGGTTCTGCTATGAAGGAAATCTGGCTCATCCGCCACGGTGAGACGGATTGGAACGTACAACGGCGCTTCCAAGGCCACCTGGACGTGCCCCTATCCCCGGTGGGCATCGGCCAGGCCTTCCGCCTGGCCCAGCGCCTGGGCAAAAGCCAACTGGCCTTCCAGGGGCTTTTCTCCTCGGACCTACGCCGGGCCAAGGAAACCGCGGAGCCCCTGGCAAGCCTCTTGGGCCTCCCCCTATCCCCCACCCCCCTCCTGCGGGAGATCGACGTGGGGGCCTTGGCCGGGCTTAGCCGGGCGGAGGCGGAGGCTAGGTACCCGGAGTTTTTCCAGAAGGCACAGGAAGACCCCTGGCACACCCCAAGGCCAGGGGGGGAGAGCATGGCCCAGGTAGCCCGGCGCCTGGAAACCTTTTGGGAAAGCCTCCCCCCGGGGCGCCACCTGGTGGTGACCCACGGGGGGATCGTCCGTGCCGCCCTCAAGCTGGTCTTGAACCTCGAGGGCCAGGCCTGGCGGCGCTTCCACATCCCCAACACCTCCATCACCCGCATCCTCCTGCCGGCAGGGGAGGTGCTGACGGTTTCCGACACCGCCCACCTGGAAACCTGGGCCGACTGGCTTTCCGACGAGAGCCTAAAATAAAACCCCCCGGCATGGTGCCGGGGGGCCAGGTTGGAGCGGGAGACGGGACTTGAACCCGCGACCCCGACCTTGGCAAGGTCGTGCTCTACCGACTGAGCTACTCCCGCAAGGAAAAATCCCCCGCACCGACCTACTCTCCCAGGACCCTGCGGTCCCAGTACCATCGGCGCTGGCGCGTTTCACTTCCGTGTTCGGAATGGGAACGGGTGGTTCCACGCCGCTATGGGCACGGGGGATTCTCGTGTTTTGCTTTTCAAAATCCCCGCACCGCCCTTGGGGGCGGGGGATCCCGGCTGGGGTGGCACCATCAGGGCCATAAGGGTCAAGACCTCGGACGATTGGGACCGGTCGGCTCAACGCCTCGCGGCGCTTACACCCCCGGCCCATCCACCGGGTGGTCTTCCCGGGTCCTTACCGGCTTTACACCGTGGGAGGCCTCATCTTGGGGCAGGTTTCCCGCTTAGATGCTTTCAGCGGTTATCCCTCCCGCACATGGCTACCCAGCCTATGCCCCTGGAGGGACAGCTGGGAAACCAGAGGTGCGTCCCTTCCGGTCCTCTCGTACTAGGAAGAGCCCCCCTCAAGCCTCCTGCGCCCGTGGCGGATAGAGACCGAACTGTCTCACGACGTTCTGAACCCAGCTCGCGTGCCGCTTTAATGGGCGAACAGCCCAACCCTTGGGACCTTCTTCAGCCCCAGGATGCGACGAGCCGACATCGAGGTGCCAAACCTCCCCGCCGCTGTGGACGCTCGGGGGAGATCAGCCTGTTATCCCCGGGGTAACTTTTATCCGTTGATCGATGGCCCTTCCACACGGAACCACCGGTTCACTAGGCCCGGCTTTCGCCCCTGCTCGGCTTGCAGGCCTCACAGTCAGGCTCCCTTCTACCCTTGCGCTCTCCGGCGGATTTCCGTCCCGCCTGAGGGAACCTTTGGGCGCCTCCGTTACCCTTTAGGAGGCGACCGCCCCAGTCAAACTGCCCGCCAAGCGCTGTCCCCAATCCCTTGGGTTAGGCCCCCAGCCGCATCAGGGTGGTATTTCACCGGCGCCTCCACCGCCCCCGAAAGGGCGGCTTCACAGGCTCCCACCTATCCTACGCAGACGCGACCAAGAGCCAACACCAGGCTGCAGTAAAGCTCCACGGGGTCTTTTCGTCCTGCCACGGGTAGGCCGCATCTTCACGGCCAGTTCAATTTCACCGGGTCCCTCGCCGAGACAGCGCTCCGGTCGTTACGCTTTTCGTGCAGGTCGGAACTTACCCGACAAGGAATTTCGCTACCTTAGGACCGTTATAGTTACGGCCGCCGTTCACCGGGGCTTCGGTTCAGGGCTTGCACCCCTCCCCTTGACCTTCCGGCACCGGGCAAGCGTCGCTCCCTATACCTCCTCTTACGAGTTCGCAGAGAGCTGTGTTTTTGGTAAACAGTCGCCAGAGCCTGTTCACTGCGGCTCCCCTAGGGCGCCCAAAGGACGCCCCGAAGAGCACCCCTTCTCCCGAAGTTACGGGGCTAACTTGCAGAGTTCCTTGGCGAGGGTTCTCCCGCGCGCCTTAGTGCTCTCGCACCCGCCCACCTGTGTCGGTTTCCGGTACGGGTTCCCGTGGGTTGTGCTTAGAGGCTTTTCTTGGCTCCCTGGCTTCGGAGGGTTGTCACCCTTACGGGCTTCCCCACCACGCAGAGCTTCTGGGAAGCGGATTTGCCTACCTCCCACCCTGCGCTTCTGGCCGGGCTCAGCCATGGCTCCGGTCCCCCTAGCCTAGAGCGTCCCCCCATCGCACCCACGGGAAGGGCCGGAATATTAACCGGCTGCCCTTCGGCTACGCCTCTCGGCCTCACCTTAGGTCCCGCCTAACCCTACGCTGACGACCATTGCGTAGGAACCCTTGGGCTTACGGCGACAGGGATTCTCACCCTGTTTATCGTTACTCATGCCGGCATTCGCACTTCCCTTACCTCCAGCCGCCCTCACGGGTCGGCCTTCATCGGCATCGGGAACGCTCCCCTACCGCCTGAGGGTTGCCCCCCAGACCCGCAGCTTCGGCGCTGGGCTTAAGCCCCGATCATTTTCGGCGCAGCGTCACTCGACCAGTGAGCTATTACGCACTCTTTAAAGGATGGCTGCTTCTAAGCCAACCTCCTGGCTGTCTCAGCGACGCCACATCCTTTCCCACTTAGCCCAGACTTCGGGACCTTAGCTGGCGGTCTCGGTTGTTCCCGCGCTTGGACGCGGACGTTATCGCTCGCGCCCTCACTCCCAGGCTCCACCTGGGACCCTTCGGAGTTTGACAGGGTTTGGTAGGCTGGTGGGCCCCCTAGCCCTATCAGTGCTCTACAGGCCCCAGTCAGCACCTGAGGCTGACCCTAAAGTCATTTCGGGGAGAACCAGCTATCTCCGGGTTCGGTTAGCTTTTCACTCCTAACCCCAGCTCATCCGAGGGGTTTGCATCCCCCACCGGTTCGGGCCTCCACTGGGTTTCACCCCAGCTTCACCCTGGCCAGGGCTAGCTCACCCGGTTTCGGGTCCACGGCCGCGGACTGCGCGGGCCGCACGCGGCCCGCCTCCGCCCTCTTCGGACTCGGTTTCCCTACGCCTCCGCCTCCTCGGCTTAAGCTCGCCCACGACCGTGAGTCGCCGGCTCATGCTTCAATAGGCACGCCGCAACCCGCAAAGGGGCCGCGACTGCTTGTAAGCCCACGGTTTCAGGCTCTATTTCACTCCCCTCCCGGGGTTCTTTTCACCTTTCCCTCACGGTACTGGTTCACTATCGGTCACCCGGAGTACTTAGCCTTAGGCGGTGGTCCGCCCAGATTCCCCCATGGCTCCACGAACCACAGGGTACTCGGGTACCCTCACCTATCCCTTAAGCCTTTCGCCTACAGGGCTTTCACCTTCTCTGGCGCTGCTTCCCAGCAGCTTCGGCTAGACCAGGGATTCGGTATCCGAGGGCCCCACAACCCCGCCCGGACAAGCCGGACGGTTTAGGCTCTTCCCCTTTCGCTCGCCGCTACTCAGGGAGTCGCTTTCGCTTTCCTCTCCTCTGGGTACTGAGATGTTTCAGTTCCCCAGGTTCCCCCCGCCAAACGGCGGTGACCTGTGTTCCCACAGGCCGGGTTCCCCCATTCGGACATCCAGGGATCTGTGCCCGCTACCGGCTCCCCCTGGCTTATCGCAGGTAGCCACGTCCTTCATCGGCTCGGGTGCCAAGGCATCCACCGTGGGCCCTTAGCATCTTGACCCTACAAAGCCGCACTGCCGTACGGCTTACAACCGCATCACTCGCCACCCCAGCTTTCAAGATCCCCCGCCGCCTCCCAGGCAGCGCAAAGAAAAAACTACCAGACCTAAAGACCCCTGTCAAGGGGGGAGGGTAGAATGGGGTTAGCCGGGTATGGAATGACCCTCCAGGCCACCTTGCGGGAAGCGGATCTGGTGCGCCCTTTGCCCAAGGGCTACGTGCAGTGCCGGGCCTGCGCCCACTACTGTGCCCTTCCCCCAGAAGGGGTGGGCAAGTGCGGGGTGCGGCGCCACCTAGGGGGCAGGCTTTACCTGGTGACCTATGGCAAGGCCGCCGCGGTCCACCTGGATCCGGTGGAGAAGAAGCCCCTTTACCATTTCCACCCGGGGGAAGGCATCCTTTCCGTGGGCACCGTGGGGTGCAACCTCTTCTGCGCCTTCTGCCAGAACTGGCGCATCTCCCAGTTGCGCGGGTTCCGGGTGGATGCCGAAGGGCACCTGGACCGGCCCATCGGGGAGGACTGGCCTCCGGAAAGGATCGTGGCCCAGGCAGAGGCCTTGGGGGTGCGGCTTCTGGCCTACACCTACAACGAGCCCGCCGTCTGGATCGAGTACGTCCGGGACACCGCCCAGCTGGCCAAGGAACGGGGCATGCAAAACGTCTTGGTGACCAGTGGGTTTGAGACCCGGGAAGCCTGGAGCTACATCCGCCCTTATCTGGACGCCGCCAACGTGGACCTGAAGGGGTTTAGCGAGAGGTTTTACCGGGAGATCTGCGGGGCCCGGCTGAAGCCCGTTCTGGAAACCCTCGAGCACCTGGTGGCCCAGGGGGTCTGGGTGGAGGTGACCACCCTCCTCCTGGAGGGGTACAACACCCAGGAGGAAGAGGTGCGGGCCATGGCCCGCTTCCTCCGGGGGCTTTCCCCCGAGATCCCTTGGCACCTCTCCGCCGCCCATCCCGATTACCGCATGCTGGACCTAGAGCCCACCCGGCATGCCACCCTGGTACGGGCCTACGAGATCGCCAAGGAGGAGGGCTTGCGCTTCGTCTACCTGGGAAACGTGCTGGACGAGGCCCGAAGCTCCACCTTCTGCCCGGGGTGTGGCGCCCTCCTCATCCGGCGGCGGGGCTATTGGGTGGAGCCCCGTTGGGAAACCCCGGGCCTCTGCCCAGGGTGCGGCAGGAGGATCCCCGGCGTATGGACCTGGTAAGGCCTCCAGCGGTAGCCGGCTACTTCTACCCCCAGGAGGGCAGGGCCTTGGAGCAGGAGGTGGCAAGGCTCCTCGGCGAAGCCGCCAGCCCCCCCGGGCCCAGGATCCGCGGGCTTCTCCTGCCCCACGCCGGCTACCGCTACTCGGGGCGGGTGGCGGCCAAGGGGTTTGCGGCCCTCCTCCCCTGGCGGGGAAGGGCAAGGCGGGCCATCCTCCTCGGGCCCAGCCACTTCCTGGCCTTTCGGGGCGTGGCCTTCTACCCCTACCGGGCCTGGGCCACGCCCTTAGGGGAGGTGGCCGTGGACCTGGAAGGGGGAAGGCGGCTTCTCCGGCTGGGCCCCCCCTTCCGCGAGTACCAGGAGCCCTTCCTGGAGGAGCACAGCCTCGAGGTCCTCCTCCCCTTCCTGCAGGCGGTCCTCCCCCACACCCCCATCCTCCCCCTCCTGTTCGGGGAGGTGGACCCCGGGGAGGCTGCCCGGGGCCTTTTGGAAACGCTGGGCCCCGAGGACCTGGTGCTGGCTTCCAGCGACCTCTCCCACTACCACCCCGACCCCATGGCCCGCACCCTGGACGCCAAGACCCTGGAAAGGGCCCTGGCCCTGGACGCCCAAGGGGTGGCGGGGGCCGAGGCCTGCGGCCGCCTTCCTTGGGCTACCCTCACCCTCCTGGCCCGAGCCCAGGGCTGGCGGGCCCAGCTTTTGGCCTACGCCACCAGCGCCGAGGCCTCCGGGGATGCGGGGCGGGTGGTGGGGTATGCGGCGGTGGCCTACCTGGCCTAAAGGCGTAGGAGGGGCCGGAACCAGGGGATGGAGAGGAGAAGGAGGAGAAGGGCCAGGGCGAAGAGGAGCCGGGCCCGGGGCTTGCCCTTCCGGGCCTGGCCTAAGCCGGCATGGGCCAGGCCCAGGGCCACAAGCCCCCCCACCCAGTGTTCGGCCACGAAGTAACGGGCCTCCCCCGGGGTCTGCAGGGTAGCCTCCAGGGCGGCCAAGGCCCCTTGGAAGAGCGGGCTAGCGAAGGCCAGGAGCACCCCCAGGACCACCTGCAGGGTGAGGGCGTGGGCGAAGAAAGCGCCTGGCCGGGGCTCGGGGCGGACCAAGGCCCAAAGGCCGAAGGCCAGGACCAGCCAGCGCACCAGGTTGTGGAGGAAAAGCAGGGCCTCGTGCATGGCAAAAGCCTACCCCAGCCCCCCGCGGGACCTGGGGAAGGAACACACAAAAAGCAGGCCGGAAAGGATAAAGGGCAGCCCGGTCAGGAAGAAGGCCACCCCAGGGGCCCGGCCAGGGCTGCAGAGACGAGGCCAAAGGCTATGCCTCCAGCCAGGAGAAACCATCCCCCAAGGCGGGGCCGCCGCCAGGCCAGGAGGAAAATCCGCGCCTCCTTTCCCCTGACCCCAGGGCCCCGGCAAAGAGGAGAAGGAGCCAAAAGGCTGCGGCCAGACCGGAAAGAAGGCGGGCCACAAGGCGCACTACCCCTCCAGCAGGGCCAGGGCCTGGCGGAGGTCCTGGACCTCGAGGTGGGCGGGGTAGCGGGGGTCCCGGGGCCGGTGGCCCCGGTCCACCCACACCGCCTTAAGGCCTGCGAGCAGGGCCCCCTGCACGTCCCGCTCGGGATTGTCCCCCACCATCACCGCCTCCTCCGGGGCCACCCCGAAGGCGCAAAGGGCCATGCGGAAGAGCCTAGGGTCGGGCTTGCCCAGGCCCACCTCCCCGGAGATCAGGGTGAGGGAAAAAGCTTCCCCCAGGCCCGCCCCAAAGAGCTTCTCCCGCTGTAGGTCCGGCACCCCGTTGGTGAGGAGGAGCAGGCCTGCCCCCTTGGCCCGTAGGGCCTCGAGGAAGCCCGGCACCTCGGGAAAAAGGGGGTAGCGGCGCCTTTCGTGGAAGAAGGCCTCGGCCAACTCCCGCGCCCGCTCCACCGGCCCGCCCAGGAGCCCAAGGGCCTCGCGGAAGACCCGCTCGCGAAAGGGCCAGGCCCAGGCGGCCAGGGCCTCGAGGCCCGGGGTGGTGTAGCGGGCCCAAAGGGCCTCCAGGGCCGAGTGGCCGATGCGCTCCGCCCAGGGGTAGAAGGGGGCTTGGCGGAAGAGGGCCTCGGCCCGGGCCTTCACCGCGGGGAAAAACCCCTTTACCCCCACCTCCTGCCCCAAGGCCTCCAGTACCCCTTGGCTCACCCCGTGGTCCTGGAGAAGGGTATCGTCCAGGTCCAGAAGCCAGAGCCTCATGCCCCCTCCTGGACCAAAAGGGGGTTCTCCCCGGGGTCAAAGAGCAGGAGGTGGTCCCCGGCCTCGCGGAAGGCCAGGCCGTACTTGGCCAGGCGGAGCTTCTCATGCTCCAGGCTTTCCACCAGGAAGACCAGCCGGCCTTCCCAGAAGCGGAGGCGGGCGAAGCCCTCCCCCTCGGGCCGGGGACGCTGGGGCCCCCGCTCCACCCCCCCGGGGCCGGGGCGGAGGAGGAGCAGGGGCCCCTCCTTGGGCACCAAAAGGGCCTCCTTCTCCGGAACCAGCTCCTCCAGGGCCAGGCCCAAGGCCTGGTAGAAGCTCACCCCCTGGCCCAGCTCGGGCACGTACAGCAAAAGGGTTTCGCTCATAGGCTTCGCAGGAAGCGGCGCAGGTCCTCCTCGTCCTCCACCACCTGGAGGAGGGCCAGGTCCTCGGGGGCGATCTCCCCCTGGGCCCGGAGGAAGGCCAGCCAGTAGGGGTCCACGGCCAGGGGCCGCCCCAGGCCCCGCCGCAGGTAGAGGAGGTTCCAGGCCAGGGTGAGCTCCGCCAGGGTGCCCACCCCCCCGGGCAGGGCCAGGTACCCCGCCCCCAGGTCCAGAAGCCGCCCGATGCGCTCGGGCAAGGTGGCCGCCGGGAGCTCCAGGTCCACGTGGGGGTTGGGGCCCGTGCGGTCGGGGAAGAGGGCTGGGGCGGTAACCCCCACCACCACCCCGCCCTTGGCCTTCACCCCCCGGGCCAGGGCCTCCATCCCCCCCTTGTACCCGCCGCAGGCCAGGCCAAACCCCTCCTCGGCCAGGACCTCCCCGTAGCGGACCAGCCTGGGGTAGAGGGGGTCGGCTGGGGAGAGGCGGGAGGAGACAAAAACGGCAAGAAGGCGCATCTAGCGGCAGCGCACCACCAA encodes:
- a CDS encoding HAD family hydrolase; this encodes MRLWLLDLDDTLLQDHGVSQGVLEALGQEVGVKGFFPAVKARAEALFRQAPFYPWAERIGHSALEALWARYTTPGLEALAAWAWPFRERVFREALGLLGGPVERARELAEAFFHERRRYPLFPEVPGFLEALRAKGAGLLLLTNGVPDLQREKLFGAGLGEAFSLTLISGEVGLGKPDPRLFRMALCAFGVAPEEAVMVGDNPERDVQGALLAGLKAVWVDRGHRPRDPRYPAHLEVQDLRQALALLEG
- the amrS gene encoding AmmeMemoRadiSam system radical SAM enzyme; its protein translation is MTLQATLREADLVRPLPKGYVQCRACAHYCALPPEGVGKCGVRRHLGGRLYLVTYGKAAAVHLDPVEKKPLYHFHPGEGILSVGTVGCNLFCAFCQNWRISQLRGFRVDAEGHLDRPIGEDWPPERIVAQAEALGVRLLAYTYNEPAVWIEYVRDTAQLAKERGMQNVLVTSGFETREAWSYIRPYLDAANVDLKGFSERFYREICGARLKPVLETLEHLVAQGVWVEVTTLLLEGYNTQEEEVRAMARFLRGLSPEIPWHLSAAHPDYRMLDLEPTRHATLVRAYEIAKEEGLRFVYLGNVLDEARSSTFCPGCGALLIRRRGYWVEPRWETPGLCPGCGRRIPGVWTW
- the purM gene encoding phosphoribosylformylglycinamidine cyclo-ligase encodes the protein MRYEEAGVNIEAKAEALKRAKEAIAATYTPSVLRGLGAFGGLFDAMVLKGMAHPVLVATTDGVGTKTLLALEAGEVSGLGFDLVHHSVNDLLAQGATPLFFLDYLAASRLEEGVLSALLTSLAEACKALSIPLLGGETAEMPGVYREGAWDIAGTLVGVVEKGEILGPERVREGDVLLALPSSGPHTNGYSLIRKVVAGQDLEAFIPELGESLKAALLRPHRAYLAEFLRLKEAGVEIHAIAHITGGGLPENLPRALPPGLGAEVYRGSWPVPPVFPYLQGLGNIPEEEMYRVFNMGLGLLLILPEGEAQRALTLVEGFLVGKVVRGAGVVLL
- a CDS encoding type IV pilus twitching motility protein PilT is translated as MPKTPDIVDLLTLAVERGASDLVITVGLPPMIKVDGEFHPTEYEPLSPQDTRRLMYALMDEKQQRIFEEEKELDFSFSLPGKGRYRVNVFLQRGSVGGVLRVVPASIKSFEELGLPKAIAEIAMAPRGLVLVTGPTGSGKSTTLASMIDYINERKPVHIVTIEDPIEFFHRHKKAIINQREIGADTHGFHKALRSVLRQAPDVILVGEMRDYETIAAAITAAETGHLVMGTLHTNSAPETIDRIIDVFPEVQQEQVRVQLSNNLVAVLTQQLLPKAFGGGRVLAYELMIATPAVRALIREGKSHQLRSVIQTGGQFGMITMDACLADLYKRKLITYEMGLARAVDPKEFMRLAGVEEGTRR
- the gatB gene encoding Asp-tRNA(Asn)/Glu-tRNA(Gln) amidotransferase subunit GatB, which produces MYEAVIGLEVHLHLKTRTKAFCGCEAEYFGQAPNTHTCPVCLGLPGSLPVPNRKAVEFGLKLALALGSRVPERLLFHRKNYFYPDLPKNYQISQYDLPLGQGGSLPLGGRAVRIKRLHLEEDAGKSLHLEGRTLLDLNRAGSPLIELVTEPDLHTPEEARLFLQRIQALVQTLGISEASPEEGKLRADVNVSLRRPGEGLGTKVEIKNLNSFKSVQRALEYEIRRQTEILRRGERVKQATLGFEEGSGKTYPMRTKEEEADYRYFPEPDLPPVPLPRAWLQEIRASLPELPWEKEARYQGLGIKPQDAEVLAYTPALARFLDQALALGEASPQALANWLLADVAGLLRERGLALEETRLTPKALARLVALFERGEVTSRVAKTLLPELLEGQDPEALVRERGLRVVADEGALRRVVAEVLAAMPEAAESVRQGKLKALEALLGQVMRRTRGQAKPEVVRRLLLEALGVG
- a CDS encoding histidine phosphatase family protein, yielding MKEIWLIRHGETDWNVQRRFQGHLDVPLSPVGIGQAFRLAQRLGKSQLAFQGLFSSDLRRAKETAEPLASLLGLPLSPTPLLREIDVGALAGLSRAEAEARYPEFFQKAQEDPWHTPRPGGESMAQVARRLETFWESLPPGRHLVVTHGGIVRAALKLVLNLEGQAWRRFHIPNTSITRILLPAGEVLTVSDTAHLETWADWLSDESLK
- the amrB gene encoding AmmeMemoRadiSam system protein B is translated as MDLVRPPAVAGYFYPQEGRALEQEVARLLGEAASPPGPRIRGLLLPHAGYRYSGRVAAKGFAALLPWRGRARRAILLGPSHFLAFRGVAFYPYRAWATPLGEVAVDLEGGRRLLRLGPPFREYQEPFLEEHSLEVLLPFLQAVLPHTPILPLLFGEVDPGEAARGLLETLGPEDLVLASSDLSHYHPDPMARTLDAKTLERALALDAQGVAGAEACGRLPWATLTLLARAQGWRAQLLAYATSAEASGDAGRVVGYAAVAYLA
- a CDS encoding LOG family protein — encoded protein: MRLLAVFVSSRLSPADPLYPRLVRYGEVLAEEGFGLACGGYKGGMEALARGVKAKGGVVVGVTAPALFPDRTGPNPHVDLELPAATLPERIGRLLDLGAGYLALPGGVGTLAELTLAWNLLYLRRGLGRPLAVDPYWLAFLRAQGEIAPEDLALLQVVEDEEDLRRFLRSL